A DNA window from Daucus carota subsp. sativus chromosome 3, DH1 v3.0, whole genome shotgun sequence contains the following coding sequences:
- the LOC108211339 gene encoding probable esterase KAI2, protein MVIKLDKTLSKAMNATIMGSGDETIVLGHGFGTDQSLWDKVIPSISDKYKVVLFDWCFSGAIKDPDFFDGAKHTSYEAFAQDLVGLMEELKLESCTYMGHSMACMIGCIASTKRPQLFKKLILVGASPRYINSEGYEGGFGSSDIDQLLSNIGSIYEQWATIFPTVVMDANDPQSIEYFTKCLQKTRPEVALPVATIVFQSDERDLLEKITTPCAIIQATNDIVVPNSVAEFMNNKITAKSSVEYVEATGHFPQLTSHLQFNEVLARVL, encoded by the exons ATGGTGATTAAGCTCGACAAAACCTTATCTAAAGCCATGAACGCAACCATCATGGGCTCCGGAGACGAGACCATAGTTCTCGGACATGGATTCGGCACTGACCAGTCTCTCTGGGACAAAGTCATCCCAAGCATATCTGACAAGTACAAGGTGGTTCTCTTTGACTGGTGCTTCTCGGGTGCTATAAAAGACCCGGACTTCTTTGATGGAGCGAAGCACACTTCTTACGAGGCGTTTGCGCAAGATTTGGTCGGTCTTATGGAGGAGTTGAAGCTGGAATCATGCACTTATATGGGTCATTCCATGGCTTGTATGATCGGATGCATTGCTTCTACTAAAAGACCTCAGCTTTTCAAGAAACTCATACTTGTGGGAGCTTCACCCAG GTACATAAATTCTGAAGGCTATGAGGGTGGCTTTGGGAGCTCAGACATAGACCAGCTCTTATCAAACATAGGCTCCATTTATGAGCAGTGGGCAACCATTTTTCCCACAGTGGTCATGGATGCAAACGACCCTCAATCCATCGAATATTTCACAAAATGCTTGCAGAAAACAAGGCCAGAAGTCGCCTTGCCCGTAGCCACCATCGTTTTCCAGTCTGACGAACGTGACCTACTCGAAAAAATAACAACTCCGTGCGCCATCATTCAGGCCACCAACGATATCGTTGTTCCCAACTCAGTAGCCGAGTTCATGAACAACAAAATCACTGCAAAATCATCGGTTGAGTACGTCGAAGCCACTGGCCATTTCCCACAGTTAACTTCCCATCTGCAGTTCAATGAGGTGCTTGCTAGAGTTCTTTGA